A single region of the Anas platyrhynchos isolate ZD024472 breed Pekin duck chromosome 6, IASCAAS_PekinDuck_T2T, whole genome shotgun sequence genome encodes:
- the CISD1 gene encoding CDGSH iron-sulfur domain-containing protein 1 gives MGLGQNSSVRVEWIAAVSLAAGAAAVGYLAYKKFLSKDKCCKAMVNLHIQKDNPKVVHAFDMEDLGDKAVYCRCWRSKKFPLCDGSHTKHNDETGDNVGPLIIKRKEA, from the exons atggggctggggcagaACTCCAGCGTGCGGG TTGAATGGATTGCTGCAGTCTCCttagctgctggagcagctgctgtcGGGTATCTAGCTTACAAAAAATTTCTCTCTAAAGACAAGTGCTGCAAAGCAATGGTGAATCTGCATATCCAGAAGGATAACCCCAAGGTAGTCCATGCATTTGATATGGAAGATCTGGGCGACAAGGCTGTGTACTGTCGCTGTTGGAGATCCAAGAag TTCCCACTGTGCGATGGCTCGCACACAAAGCACAACGACGAAACTGGTGACAACGTCGGGCCGCTGATCATCAAGAGGAAGGAGGCGTAG